The following coding sequences are from one Nicotiana tabacum cultivar K326 chromosome 1, ASM71507v2, whole genome shotgun sequence window:
- the LOC142164725 gene encoding uncharacterized protein LOC142164725 encodes MQEALWAYRTTHRTPTQATPCSLVYGVETVLPLEHQIPSLRLAIQEGLTKKENARPCLEELESLDEKRLEAQQSLECYQARLSRTFNKKVRLRSFQVGDQVLAVRRPIITSCKSGGKFTSKWDGPYVVQEAYSSGAYKLVNTDGMRIGPINGKF; translated from the coding sequence ATGCAAGAAGCTTTGTGGGCATATCGTACAACTCATCGCACACCGACACAAGCAACTCCTTGTTCTCTTGTTTATGGAGTTGAAACAGTTCTTCCTCTTGAGCATCAAATACCGTCCTTGCGACTCGCTATCCAAGAAGGTCTTACTAAAAAAGAAAACGCTCGTCCGTGCCTTGAAGAACTTGAGTCCCTTGATGAAAAAAGGCTAGAAGCTCAACAAAgccttgaatgttatcaagctcgtcTTTCTCGtactttcaacaaaaaggttcgCTTAAGGTCCTTCCAAGTTGGAGATCAAGTTCTTGCAGTAAGAAGACCTATTATCACCTCTTGCAAATCTGGGGGCAAATTCACTTCAAAGTGGGATGGTCCATATGTTGTGCAAGAAGCCTATTCAAGTGGAGCTTACAAGTTAGTTAATACAGATGGCATGAGAATTGGCCCTATCAACGGGAAATTTTGA